In Primulina eburnea isolate SZY01 chromosome 3, ASM2296580v1, whole genome shotgun sequence, one DNA window encodes the following:
- the LOC140827442 gene encoding uncharacterized protein has translation MDVDWSLTFLADYRKAKESGNLCTKNARGKPEKSWTPPRASTLKLNIDAAVNNQLSHYCVGGVVRDKQGRLLMAFGKQINQPISVVHGELLVASDSLLAVQAVTIDLENHSYTGACAAEIIPMLKQPVVSEIVHVRREANRVAHTIAHFAFSSPSSFVWVNGEFPSWLSRLVMDDL, from the exons ATGGATGTGGACTGGAGCTTAACCTTCCTTGCCGACTATCGTAAAGCAAAAGAATCAGGAAACCTATGCACGAAGAACGCGAGGGGGAAACCGGAGAAGTCTTGGACACCGCCGAGAGCTAGTACATTAAAACTTAACATCGATGCAGCGGTCAACAACCAACTAAGCCACTACTGCGTAGGGGGAGTTGTGCGGGACAAGCAAGGCCGGTTGTTGATGGCTTTTGGCAAGCAAATTAACCAGCCAATTTCTGTTGTTCATGGGGAACTTTTG GTGGCATCTGACTCTCTTTTGGCAGTGCAAGCAGTCACTATCGACTTAGAGAACCATAGTTACACTGGAGCTTGTGCAGCAGAGATTATACCCATGTTGAAGCAGCCAGTTGTTTCAGAGATTGTGCATGTTCGTAGAGAGGCTAATAGAGTAGCTCATACTATTGCTCATTTTGCTTTTTCTTCCCCTTCATCCTTTGTATGGGTGAATGGCGAATTTCCATCTTGGTTGAGTAGGCTTGTAATGGATGATCTATAG